Proteins from a single region of Akkermansiaceae bacterium:
- the accD gene encoding acetyl-CoA carboxylase, carboxyltransferase subunit beta has protein sequence MGIFKKPPLRGNDRRDDMPDGLWIKCPDCGAMIHTIELKQNLHVCAHCNHHFLLDSRERINLLADPGSFEETEAGLVSANPLGFAGYQEKTAGLRDKTGLDDAVVTGRLTINDQPAMIAVMDFKFFAGSMGSVVGEKITRAVEAAIKEKRGVIIISASSGARMQEGMLSLMQMAKTCGALARLSEANLPYISVLTHPTTGGVTASFATIGDINLAEPKCMIGFAGPRVVKETTHQNLPPGFQTAEFMLEHGLIDAIVQRKDLREKLGRLLSYTLPQK, from the coding sequence ATGGGCATCTTCAAAAAACCACCACTTCGCGGAAACGATCGTCGGGACGACATGCCTGACGGCCTCTGGATCAAGTGTCCGGACTGCGGGGCGATGATCCACACCATCGAGCTGAAGCAGAACCTCCACGTCTGCGCCCACTGCAACCACCATTTCCTGCTGGACTCACGGGAGCGCATCAACCTGCTCGCGGATCCGGGATCCTTCGAGGAAACCGAAGCCGGCCTCGTCTCCGCGAATCCTCTGGGCTTCGCCGGCTACCAGGAAAAGACCGCCGGTCTGCGTGACAAAACCGGCCTCGATGATGCCGTCGTCACCGGCCGCCTCACCATCAACGACCAGCCCGCGATGATCGCGGTGATGGATTTCAAATTCTTCGCGGGCTCGATGGGTTCCGTCGTCGGTGAAAAGATCACCCGCGCCGTGGAAGCCGCCATCAAGGAAAAGCGCGGCGTCATCATCATCTCCGCCTCCTCCGGCGCGCGGATGCAGGAGGGCATGCTGTCCCTCATGCAGATGGCGAAGACCTGCGGCGCGCTCGCCCGCCTTTCCGAGGCGAACCTGCCCTACATCTCCGTGCTCACCCATCCGACGACCGGTGGCGTGACCGCATCTTTCGCCACCATCGGTGACATCAACCTCGCCGAGCCGAAGTGCATGATCGGCTTCGCCGGTCCGCGCGTGGTGAAGGAAACGACGCACCAGAACCTTCCTCCCGGCTTCCAGACCGCCGAGTTCATGCTCGAGCACGGCCTCATCGACGCCATCGTCCAGCGGAAGGACCTGCGCGAAAAGCTGGGCAGGCTGCTCTCCTACACGCTGCCGCAGAAGTGA
- a CDS encoding transglycosylase domain-containing protein: MKLRFPKPRTLLRLSAACLVLGLLGWFALPFALPLPAGLLENPGASPVLTDRHGAAIHHLTLPDSTRAAPIPLGQIPADLVACTLAAEDKRFFSHGGVDLLATARAARDLALKRRVSSGASTITQQLIKISSPRRKRGPLAKVHEILGARRLEMTWSKNQILAAYLNRLDYGNLRIGTAEATRFYFQKPLADLSLAECALLAGLPQAPTRLNPIRRTEPALKRRNIVLERLRGNSSYDESRISAALAEPLTLRPLRTVQAAPWLASLPDMRGAATRTSLDLPLQRDIEAIVREETAKLKEANLRHAAVVVIDNATGEILALVSSASWNDPRGGQFNGATQPRSPGSTLKPFTYLLAMERNHRIPSSILSDIPTPFRTAQGLDLPQNYDRKYRGPVTLRTSLACSLNLPAMRELNHLGGPRPLEDLLEKLGISTLTLPPETYGLGLTLGNAPVKLLELTNAYAAIARRGEYLPCTFFPIQGTPVPEEVFDPISAYLISDILSDPAARAPSFPPGGPLDLPFRCAVKTGTSSDFHDNWCVGYTPDFTVGVWGGNFEHQPMKGISGIAGAGPIFNRTMVRLHRDRAATWYDRPAGLIDITIDTRNGKLIPPSDFPEKPHARRDLCPPERTPVPATAADYAEGKALLDPTYREWFKSSANHRLGELALDEALPAAEPLRVITPANGTTYLLDPEIPSGSDRLRPVTNLPGVAEWSSETLVVEKGTPEPVIHLKPGTHVLTATDPRTGISHRITIRVREL; encoded by the coding sequence TTGAAACTCCGTTTCCCCAAGCCGCGCACCCTGCTGCGCCTGTCCGCCGCCTGCCTGGTTCTGGGGTTGCTCGGCTGGTTCGCGCTGCCGTTCGCGCTGCCGCTGCCCGCCGGATTGTTGGAGAATCCCGGGGCCTCTCCGGTGCTCACGGACCGCCATGGCGCGGCCATCCACCACCTCACGCTGCCGGATTCCACCCGCGCCGCGCCCATCCCGCTCGGCCAGATCCCGGCGGACCTGGTGGCCTGCACGCTGGCGGCGGAGGACAAGCGTTTCTTCAGCCACGGCGGGGTGGACCTGCTGGCCACCGCGCGGGCCGCACGGGACCTGGCCCTGAAACGCCGCGTCAGCTCCGGTGCATCCACCATCACCCAGCAGCTCATCAAGATTTCCTCGCCCCGGAGGAAGCGCGGACCGCTGGCGAAGGTCCACGAAATCCTGGGGGCCCGGCGGCTGGAAATGACCTGGTCGAAGAACCAGATCCTCGCCGCCTACCTGAACCGTCTGGACTACGGGAACCTGCGCATCGGCACGGCGGAGGCGACCCGCTTCTATTTCCAGAAACCATTGGCCGACCTTTCGCTGGCGGAGTGCGCCCTGCTGGCCGGTTTGCCACAGGCACCCACCCGCCTGAACCCCATCCGCCGCACGGAACCGGCGCTCAAGCGCCGCAACATCGTGCTGGAACGCCTGCGCGGGAACTCCAGCTACGATGAATCCCGTATCTCCGCCGCGCTGGCGGAACCCCTCACCCTGCGCCCGCTCCGCACCGTCCAGGCCGCACCGTGGCTCGCTTCCCTGCCGGACATGCGGGGAGCCGCCACGCGCACCTCCCTCGACCTGCCGCTCCAGCGCGACATCGAGGCCATCGTCCGCGAGGAAACGGCGAAGCTGAAGGAAGCGAACCTCCGCCACGCCGCCGTGGTCGTGATCGACAACGCCACCGGCGAGATCCTCGCCCTCGTTTCCTCCGCCTCATGGAACGACCCGCGCGGCGGCCAGTTCAACGGCGCGACCCAGCCGCGCTCGCCCGGCTCCACGCTGAAGCCGTTCACCTACCTCCTCGCCATGGAGCGGAACCACCGCATCCCCTCCTCCATCCTGTCGGACATCCCCACCCCCTTCCGCACCGCGCAGGGGCTGGACCTGCCGCAGAACTATGACCGGAAATACCGCGGCCCCGTCACCCTCCGCACCTCCCTCGCCTGTTCGCTGAACCTGCCCGCCATGCGCGAGCTGAACCACCTCGGCGGGCCACGGCCGCTGGAGGATCTGCTGGAAAAGCTCGGCATCTCCACTTTGACCCTGCCGCCGGAGACCTATGGCCTCGGCCTCACGCTGGGCAACGCCCCGGTGAAGCTGCTGGAGCTGACGAACGCCTACGCCGCCATCGCCCGCCGCGGGGAATACCTCCCCTGCACGTTCTTCCCCATCCAGGGCACACCCGTGCCGGAGGAAGTTTTCGACCCCATCAGCGCCTACCTGATCAGCGACATCCTTTCCGATCCCGCGGCGCGCGCTCCATCGTTTCCGCCCGGCGGTCCGCTCGACCTCCCGTTCCGCTGCGCGGTGAAGACCGGCACCTCGTCGGATTTCCATGACAACTGGTGCGTCGGCTACACCCCGGACTTCACGGTGGGCGTGTGGGGAGGGAACTTCGAGCACCAGCCGATGAAAGGCATTTCCGGCATCGCCGGAGCGGGTCCCATCTTCAACCGTACGATGGTGCGCCTGCACAGGGACCGCGCGGCCACCTGGTATGACCGCCCGGCGGGCCTCATCGACATCACCATCGACACCCGCAACGGCAAGCTCATCCCGCCATCGGACTTTCCGGAAAAACCCCACGCCCGCCGGGACCTCTGCCCCCCGGAACGCACACCCGTCCCCGCAACCGCCGCCGATTATGCGGAAGGGAAAGCCCTGCTCGACCCCACCTACAGGGAGTGGTTCAAAAGCAGCGCCAACCACCGGCTGGGCGAGCTGGCACTGGACGAGGCGCTGCCCGCCGCGGAGCCGCTGCGCGTCATCACCCCTGCCAATGGCACCACCTACCTGCTGGATCCGGAAATCCCCTCAGGCTCCGACCGGCTCCGACCCGTCACCAACCTGCCCGGCGTCGCGGAATGGTCGTCCGAAACGCTGGTTGTGGAAAAGGGAACCCCTGAGCCCGTCATTCATCTGAAGCCCGGTACCCATGTCCTCACCGCCACCGATCCGCGGACGGGGATTTCACACCGCATCACCATCCGTGTGAGGGAGCTGTAA
- a CDS encoding xylulokinase, with amino-acid sequence MHFLGIEIGHGGTRAVALDLEAAAISAEGYAQHAWIEGLPAGYREQDPAMWIDAVNRAVRQCLLAMGPAKDRVAAIGVAGPQRGLVLLDEGNRIIRPAKMAGDVSVKRQADEIARAFGGAPGLIELVGQAPGVDSAAAECLWLKQHEPYHFQRAANLLTAQDFISYWLSGERVTEAGSASATGLFDIRRRTWSQDLIDFIDPGLAALLPPLSVSDQPRGLIRPALAKEWGLPELVQISAGSGSAMLSALAAGCVSTGTVAMELGPTGIVAGVGDDPVIDLRGEILPLCNATGGWLGTATVSNITVAPEILRRHYGWTHEEYEANVAAVSPGADGLLMLPYFSGETIPRLPEGTGVLHGITPANFTPGHLARASAEGVALGLGYAMSRLRDLGFDPPEIRLLGPGGVSPVTLRLLADVLGIPVAPVSSRQGAAVGAAMQAAVSFFHESGESLGFAEIATYLVSGDPRLRVEPDMQTHELYQEMMSRQQYLVDTLHPAGFI; translated from the coding sequence ATGCACTTTCTCGGGATTGAAATCGGTCACGGCGGCACTCGTGCGGTGGCGCTCGATCTCGAAGCCGCCGCCATCAGCGCGGAGGGATACGCCCAGCATGCGTGGATCGAGGGCCTGCCGGCGGGCTACCGCGAGCAGGATCCCGCGATGTGGATCGACGCGGTGAACCGTGCGGTGCGGCAGTGCCTGCTGGCCATGGGACCGGCGAAGGACCGGGTGGCCGCCATCGGCGTGGCGGGACCGCAGCGCGGGCTGGTGCTGCTGGATGAAGGGAACCGCATCATCCGCCCCGCGAAGATGGCCGGGGATGTCTCCGTGAAACGCCAGGCGGACGAGATCGCCCGGGCGTTCGGCGGTGCGCCGGGCCTGATCGAGCTGGTGGGCCAGGCTCCCGGCGTGGACTCCGCCGCCGCGGAGTGCCTGTGGCTGAAACAGCACGAGCCCTACCATTTCCAACGTGCGGCGAACCTGCTCACCGCCCAGGATTTCATCTCCTACTGGCTCAGCGGGGAGCGCGTCACGGAGGCGGGCAGTGCCTCCGCCACCGGCCTCTTCGACATCCGCCGGCGGACATGGTCGCAGGACCTCATCGACTTCATCGACCCGGGCCTGGCCGCCCTGCTGCCGCCGCTTTCCGTCTCCGACCAACCGCGGGGTCTCATCCGCCCCGCGCTGGCAAAGGAATGGGGGCTGCCCGAGCTGGTGCAGATCTCCGCAGGCAGTGGCTCCGCCATGCTTTCCGCGCTGGCAGCCGGCTGTGTCTCAACCGGGACCGTCGCAATGGAACTGGGCCCCACCGGCATCGTCGCCGGAGTGGGGGATGACCCGGTCATCGACCTGCGCGGTGAGATCCTCCCGCTCTGCAACGCCACCGGCGGCTGGCTCGGCACGGCCACCGTCTCCAACATCACCGTCGCTCCGGAAATCCTCCGCAGGCACTACGGATGGACCCATGAGGAGTATGAGGCGAACGTCGCCGCCGTCTCCCCCGGTGCGGATGGCCTGCTGATGCTGCCCTATTTTTCCGGCGAGACGATCCCCCGGCTGCCGGAGGGCACGGGTGTGCTCCATGGCATCACTCCGGCGAACTTCACTCCCGGCCACCTCGCGCGGGCATCCGCGGAGGGCGTGGCGCTCGGCCTCGGCTACGCCATGAGCCGCCTGCGCGACCTCGGCTTCGACCCGCCGGAGATCCGCCTGCTCGGCCCCGGCGGGGTCAGTCCGGTGACGCTCCGCCTGCTGGCGGATGTGCTGGGCATCCCGGTCGCCCCGGTTTCCAGCCGCCAGGGCGCGGCGGTCGGCGCGGCCATGCAGGCGGCGGTGTCCTTCTTCCATGAAAGCGGTGAGTCGCTCGGCTTCGCAGAGATCGCCACGTATCTGGTCTCCGGGGATCCACGGCTGCGCGTGGAGCCGGACATGCAGACCCATGAACTTTACCAGGAGATGATGTCCCGGCAGCAATACCTGGTGGACACCCTTCACCCCGCCGGATTCATCTGA
- a CDS encoding lysophospholipid acyltransferase family protein, with amino-acid sequence MGKKDSEVRESRKAEVLGTLAGWFMKLWAATLRYEIEDRSGICTPGNFSTPVMFALWHNRIFTLPPIWHKTGGNNRKSVVLTSASHDGAMLSHAMAVFGLGAVRGSSSRRAVAALVGMKRALKEGLDVCITPDGPRGPRYEFQPGVVKIAESSGVPIIPIHATYASAWRLKTWDRLVIPKPFSRVRVVFDEKLVVPAGMDEAAFAAECDRLQAILRAGTDDL; translated from the coding sequence ATGGGAAAGAAGGACAGTGAAGTCCGGGAAAGCCGGAAGGCGGAGGTGCTGGGCACGCTCGCCGGGTGGTTCATGAAGCTGTGGGCCGCCACCCTGCGCTATGAGATCGAGGACCGTTCCGGCATCTGCACGCCGGGAAATTTCTCCACGCCGGTGATGTTCGCGCTCTGGCACAACCGCATCTTCACCCTCCCCCCCATCTGGCACAAGACCGGCGGCAACAACCGCAAGAGCGTGGTGCTGACCAGCGCCAGCCATGACGGGGCCATGCTCTCCCACGCGATGGCCGTCTTCGGCCTGGGTGCCGTGCGCGGTTCCTCCTCACGGCGGGCGGTCGCCGCGCTGGTGGGCATGAAGCGCGCGCTGAAGGAGGGACTGGACGTCTGCATCACCCCGGACGGTCCGCGTGGCCCGCGTTACGAATTCCAGCCCGGCGTGGTGAAGATCGCGGAATCTTCCGGTGTGCCGATCATCCCCATCCACGCCACCTATGCCTCCGCCTGGCGGCTGAAAACCTGGGACCGCCTGGTGATCCCGAAGCCGTTCAGCCGGGTGAGGGTGGTTTTCGATGAGAAGCTTGTCGTGCCCGCCGGGATGGACGAAGCTGCCTTCGCCGCCGAGTGCGACCGCCTGCAGGCGATCCTCCGCGCGGGAACCGACGACCTCTGA
- the folD gene encoding bifunctional methylenetetrahydrofolate dehydrogenase/methenyltetrahydrofolate cyclohydrolase FolD yields the protein MSQPRILDGKAIAAAVLEECRAEAAELKAKGITPGLAVVLVGSDPASKVYVGSKARTCGELGLFSKKVELPEETTQEELLKVVEDLNNDPAIHGILVQSPPPKHIDEEAIVRALDPRKDVDGFHPENVAKLALEDPTGFVPCTPAGCMKILEVSGIPTSGAEAVVIGRSMIVGKPMALLLVAKNSNATVTIAHSRSKDLPGICRRADIIVAAVGRPEMVKADWVKPGAVVIDVGINRVEDASKKSGYRLTGDVAYDEVAPHCSAITPVPGGVGPMTIAMLMKNTLQAARQIGA from the coding sequence ATGTCCCAGCCACGCATCCTCGATGGAAAAGCCATCGCCGCCGCCGTCCTCGAAGAATGCCGCGCCGAAGCGGCCGAGCTGAAAGCAAAAGGCATCACCCCGGGCCTCGCCGTCGTGCTGGTCGGCAGTGACCCGGCGTCGAAGGTCTATGTCGGCTCGAAGGCGCGCACCTGCGGCGAACTGGGGCTGTTCTCGAAGAAAGTCGAACTGCCTGAGGAAACCACCCAGGAAGAACTGCTGAAGGTCGTGGAGGACCTCAACAACGACCCCGCCATCCACGGCATCCTCGTCCAGTCGCCGCCGCCAAAGCACATCGATGAAGAAGCCATCGTCCGCGCGCTCGACCCGCGCAAAGATGTCGATGGTTTCCACCCTGAGAACGTCGCGAAGCTGGCGCTGGAAGATCCCACCGGCTTCGTCCCCTGCACGCCCGCGGGCTGCATGAAGATCCTGGAGGTTTCCGGCATCCCGACTTCCGGCGCGGAAGCCGTGGTCATCGGCCGCAGCATGATCGTCGGCAAGCCGATGGCGCTGCTGTTGGTCGCGAAGAATTCCAACGCCACCGTGACCATCGCCCATTCCCGCTCGAAGGACCTCCCCGGCATCTGCCGCCGCGCCGACATCATCGTCGCCGCCGTGGGCCGCCCGGAGATGGTGAAGGCCGACTGGGTAAAGCCCGGTGCCGTGGTCATCGACGTCGGCATCAACCGCGTGGAGGATGCGTCGAAGAAGTCCGGCTACCGCCTGACCGGAGACGTCGCCTATGACGAGGTGGCCCCGCATTGCTCCGCCATCACCCCGGTTCCCGGCGGCGTCGGTCCGATGACCATCGCCATGCTGATGAAAAACACGCTGCAAGCCGCGCGGCAGATCGGAGCGTAA
- a CDS encoding alkaline phosphatase family protein, with product MRVAVINVVGLSRSLLGADMPGLTAFAEKHGLQSFKPAFPAVTCTAQSSMVTGTPPGAHGAVANGWYDREAAEVKFWKQSNHIVRGEKMWDRLRRKVPGFTCAKLFWWYNMYATVDFSITPRPLYPADGRKFFDVHTQPMGMREELKADLGPFPFPAFWGPAAGIASSEWIAASAKWVEVKHSPTLSLVYLPHLDYPLQKDGPAAANIPAECRKIDDVVMDLIRHYESRNVKVVVLSEYGISPVTRVIHLNRLFRAKGWIQVKDELGRETLDCGGCKAFAVADHQMAHVYVNDPAIRDEVRALLEATPGIDEIRETPQVWGEGAGTERAGDFMAIAEPDAWFTYYFWEDDKVAPDYARTIDIHRKPGYDPCELYLDPAIAFPKLRIAKFLLKKKLGLRGLMEVIPLDASLVKGSHGRDNVPESEQPVVIGAPGNITSPEDIAGMIEALVGE from the coding sequence ATGCGCGTCGCCGTCATCAATGTCGTCGGGCTTTCCCGCTCGCTCCTGGGAGCGGACATGCCCGGCCTGACGGCATTCGCGGAAAAGCACGGCCTCCAGAGTTTCAAACCCGCCTTTCCCGCCGTCACCTGCACCGCGCAGTCCTCCATGGTGACGGGCACCCCGCCCGGCGCACACGGCGCGGTGGCCAACGGCTGGTATGACCGGGAGGCGGCGGAGGTGAAGTTCTGGAAGCAGAGCAACCACATCGTCCGCGGCGAAAAGATGTGGGACCGCCTGCGGAGGAAAGTCCCGGGCTTCACCTGCGCGAAGCTGTTCTGGTGGTACAACATGTACGCTACCGTCGATTTCTCCATCACCCCGCGCCCGCTGTATCCTGCGGATGGCCGCAAGTTCTTCGACGTCCACACCCAGCCGATGGGCATGCGGGAGGAACTGAAGGCGGATCTCGGCCCGTTCCCGTTCCCCGCGTTCTGGGGGCCTGCGGCGGGCATCGCCTCTTCCGAATGGATCGCCGCATCCGCGAAATGGGTGGAGGTAAAGCACTCGCCCACGCTCAGCCTGGTCTATCTGCCGCACTTGGACTACCCTCTGCAGAAGGACGGCCCGGCTGCCGCCAACATCCCCGCCGAGTGCCGGAAGATCGATGACGTCGTGATGGACCTCATCCGCCACTATGAATCCCGTAACGTGAAGGTCGTGGTGCTGTCCGAATACGGCATCTCCCCCGTCACACGGGTGATCCACCTGAACCGCCTGTTCCGCGCGAAGGGCTGGATCCAGGTGAAGGACGAACTGGGCCGGGAAACACTGGACTGCGGCGGCTGCAAGGCCTTCGCCGTCGCCGACCATCAGATGGCCCATGTTTATGTGAATGATCCGGCAATCCGGGATGAAGTCCGCGCCTTGTTGGAAGCCACCCCGGGCATTGATGAAATCCGCGAAACCCCGCAGGTCTGGGGCGAAGGCGCGGGCACGGAAAGGGCGGGCGATTTCATGGCCATCGCGGAGCCGGACGCGTGGTTCACCTACTATTTCTGGGAGGACGACAAGGTTGCGCCGGACTACGCCCGGACCATCGACATCCACCGCAAGCCGGGCTACGACCCGTGCGAGCTGTATCTCGATCCCGCCATCGCTTTTCCCAAGCTCAGGATCGCGAAGTTCCTGTTGAAAAAGAAACTCGGCCTGCGCGGGCTGATGGAAGTCATCCCGCTGGACGCCTCACTGGTGAAAGGCTCCCACGGCCGCGACAATGTCCCGGAGTCCGAACAGCCGGTGGTCATCGGTGCGCCCGGGAACATCACGTCACCGGAGGACATCGCCGGAATGATCGAGGCACTGGTGGGAGAGTGA
- a CDS encoding sigma-70 family RNA polymerase sigma factor, translating into MEITALSHGLARCDEAAWAHFHDRYYGWLIHRAMSRGASAGDAPEIIQRVYLRVLRHARMFRKADAFEAWLCCLTRCEVIDAARSGKRRTWLGEKFQQWQATRSTEGESSHGERLHEAMARLEDAERTLVSRHYLEGWSQAELAEDAGTTVKAIERQLSRLRLRLRDQLNLPDNRRPT; encoded by the coding sequence ATGGAAATCACCGCCCTCAGCCATGGACTGGCGCGCTGCGACGAAGCGGCGTGGGCGCATTTCCATGATCGCTACTACGGGTGGCTCATCCACCGCGCGATGTCCCGCGGCGCATCTGCCGGGGACGCGCCGGAGATCATCCAGCGCGTCTATCTGCGTGTCCTGCGCCATGCACGGATGTTCCGGAAGGCGGATGCCTTCGAGGCGTGGCTATGCTGCCTGACCCGCTGCGAGGTCATCGACGCGGCCCGCAGCGGCAAGCGCCGCACCTGGCTGGGGGAGAAATTCCAGCAATGGCAGGCGACCCGATCCACGGAGGGGGAAAGCTCCCATGGTGAACGCCTGCATGAGGCGATGGCCCGGCTGGAAGACGCGGAGCGCACGCTCGTTTCCCGCCACTATCTGGAGGGATGGTCGCAGGCGGAACTCGCCGAGGACGCGGGAACCACCGTGAAAGCCATCGAGCGCCAGCTCTCCCGGCTGCGGCTGCGCCTCCGGGACCAACTCAACCTGCCGGACAACCGCCGCCCCACATGA
- a CDS encoding OmpH family outer membrane protein, with amino-acid sequence MRRFPILPILFLAAACGLPPCAARTAAPKIATVDMQVLFKRHPLTHEAEKELAGERARVQKDNNERGARVREVETELNALRKQLEDPTVNEAKKQSLFKQWQMRQQEGLAMERERVEFQRRRTQAINERMVQRMKEILGEIRKLVVEQAKKDGYDHVLDSSGLSTSQVPMLLYSKDAADITASLLGQLGALPEPAGDLPAPEPQ; translated from the coding sequence ATGAGACGCTTCCCCATCCTTCCCATCCTCTTCCTTGCCGCCGCCTGCGGGTTGCCGCCCTGCGCCGCGCGGACCGCTGCGCCGAAGATCGCCACGGTGGACATGCAGGTGCTTTTCAAACGGCACCCGCTGACCCATGAGGCGGAGAAGGAACTCGCCGGGGAGCGCGCCCGCGTCCAGAAAGACAACAATGAACGCGGTGCCCGCGTGCGGGAGGTGGAAACGGAGCTGAACGCGCTGCGGAAGCAACTGGAAGATCCGACGGTGAACGAGGCGAAGAAGCAGTCGCTGTTCAAGCAATGGCAGATGCGCCAGCAGGAGGGACTGGCCATGGAGCGGGAGCGGGTGGAGTTCCAGCGCCGCCGCACGCAGGCCATCAACGAGCGGATGGTGCAGCGGATGAAGGAGATCCTGGGGGAGATCCGCAAGCTGGTGGTGGAGCAGGCGAAAAAGGACGGCTATGACCATGTGCTGGACAGCTCCGGCCTCAGCACCTCCCAGGTGCCCATGCTGCTCTACTCGAAGGACGCGGCGGACATCACGGCCAGCCTGCTGGGCCAACTGGGTGCGCTGCCGGAGCCGGCCGGAGATCTCCCCGCGCCGGAACCCCAGTGA
- a CDS encoding citrate synthase (catalyzes the formation of citrate from acetyl-CoA and oxaloacetate), with translation MTDYARGLEGVIANESALSNVIGDIGELSYLGYHIDELVNNCTYEEVIYLLHKGRLPNRAELTDFEARIRSDRRLPDGVIEFLKNAPKHAAPMDVLRTGISMLGLYDKRVKIGVPDIEADSEIALSIVAKIPVVVAAYHRFRQGLELPPVRDDLSEAQHFLYLINGEEAGEVSVKILDVALILHADHGMNASTFSARVTVATLSDMYSAITSAIGTLKGPLHGGANEGVIHMLQEIGEPDQVDEYVEGKLARKEKIMGIGHRIYKVLDPRAPHLRRLAIQLTEELGEPKWIKMSERIAQIMRERKGLEANVDFYSATVYYSLGIPTDLFTPIFAIARASGWTAQVLEQLRDNRLYRPLTLYTGPKELMKVPPMESR, from the coding sequence ATGACTGATTACGCACGCGGCCTGGAAGGGGTCATTGCCAACGAATCCGCCCTCAGCAACGTGATCGGCGATATCGGCGAGCTGAGCTACCTCGGCTACCACATCGATGAGCTGGTGAACAACTGCACCTACGAAGAGGTCATCTACCTTCTCCACAAAGGCCGCCTGCCGAACCGCGCCGAACTCACCGACTTCGAGGCCCGCATCCGCTCCGACCGCCGCCTGCCGGACGGCGTGATCGAGTTCCTGAAGAACGCACCGAAACACGCCGCCCCCATGGATGTGCTCCGCACCGGCATCTCCATGCTCGGCCTTTACGACAAGCGCGTGAAAATCGGCGTGCCGGACATCGAGGCGGACTCCGAAATCGCCCTTTCCATCGTGGCGAAGATCCCGGTCGTCGTCGCCGCCTACCACCGTTTCCGCCAGGGACTGGAACTGCCACCCGTGCGCGACGATCTCTCCGAGGCGCAGCATTTCCTCTACCTCATCAACGGCGAGGAAGCCGGTGAGGTGTCCGTGAAGATCCTGGACGTCGCCCTGATCCTCCACGCGGACCACGGCATGAACGCCTCCACGTTCTCCGCCCGCGTGACCGTGGCCACCCTTTCGGACATGTATTCCGCCATCACCTCCGCCATCGGCACCCTGAAGGGACCGCTCCACGGCGGCGCGAACGAGGGCGTGATCCACATGCTCCAGGAGATCGGCGAGCCGGACCAGGTCGATGAGTACGTCGAGGGCAAGCTGGCCCGGAAAGAAAAAATCATGGGCATCGGCCACCGCATCTACAAGGTGCTGGACCCGCGCGCCCCGCACCTCCGCCGCCTGGCCATCCAGCTCACCGAGGAACTGGGCGAGCCGAAGTGGATCAAGATGTCCGAGCGCATCGCCCAGATCATGCGCGAGCGCAAGGGGCTGGAAGCGAACGTCGATTTCTACTCCGCGACGGTCTATTACTCCCTCGGCATCCCGACTGACCTTTTCACGCCGATCTTCGCCATCGCCCGTGCGTCCGGTTGGACCGCGCAGGTGCTGGAGCAGCTCCGCGACAACCGCCTCTACCGCCCGCTCACCCTCTACACCGGCCCGAAGGAACTGATGAAGGTGCCGCCGATGGAGTCCCGCTGA
- the tsaB gene encoding tRNA (adenosine(37)-N6)-threonylcarbamoyltransferase complex dimerization subunit type 1 TsaB yields the protein MPETSVLIVETSTPAASLAFVGAEGALAQKEFTSDRSHNALLFGPLGELIGKEAAGSIRLVLAGSGPGSYSGTRVGISAAQGVAIAHGAPVVAFPSILALPQAENGAPYLVIGDARRGSYWTAQAENFMLQTEPSLTDAHGLQSAVSAAVSAGHPIVSFEDPAGFPLPPEIVERVRLGFPTAALLWRAWSHTDDETRARWTAEPPQPMYLKPPHITPAKRSWLKV from the coding sequence ATGCCAGAAACCTCCGTTCTCATCGTCGAAACCTCCACTCCGGCGGCTTCGCTGGCGTTCGTCGGTGCGGAGGGAGCATTGGCGCAGAAGGAGTTCACCAGCGACCGCAGCCACAACGCGCTGTTGTTCGGCCCGTTGGGGGAACTCATTGGGAAGGAAGCGGCGGGAAGCATCCGTCTGGTGCTGGCGGGGAGCGGTCCGGGCAGTTACAGCGGCACGCGGGTGGGCATTTCCGCCGCGCAGGGGGTTGCCATCGCCCATGGTGCTCCGGTCGTGGCGTTCCCTTCCATCCTCGCGCTGCCGCAGGCGGAGAATGGTGCGCCCTATCTCGTCATCGGGGATGCGCGCCGGGGCAGTTACTGGACGGCGCAGGCGGAGAACTTCATGCTTCAAACGGAGCCATCGCTGACGGACGCCCATGGCCTCCAGTCCGCCGTGTCCGCCGCGGTTTCAGCAGGGCATCCCATTGTTTCCTTCGAGGATCCCGCGGGGTTTCCCCTCCCTCCGGAGATTGTTGAACGCGTGCGCCTCGGCTTCCCCACCGCCGCCCTGCTGTGGAGAGCGTGGAGCCACACCGACGACGAAACCCGCGCCCGCTGGACCGCGGAGCCTCCACAGCCGATGTATCTCAAGCCCCCGCACATCACGCCCGCGAAACGGTCGTGGCTGAAGGTGTAA